The genomic region CATCGCATCGCGGTCGTCTGCCCCTGCATAGACTCTTGTATTATCCGCGTTTACGACACCGACGCCCGGATTATTGACATCGGTTTGAACATATTGTTTAAAAATCCATGAGAAACTGCCTTGCGGCGGAAGTATCTGGCTCCAGCTAAACTTTTGTCCGACGACAACGACTCTGGCCGGCGACGAGATTTTGCCGCAGCTGTAGAAATTCATTCCGGGGCCTGAACGGATATTGAGCTCTGCGCCGGTAATTTCACCGACATACGGAAACTCGACCTGATTTACCTCCGCCGGTGCCGGTTCAGCTTCAGGTGCACCAAGCGCAGCGGGGCGTTTCTCGCCTTCAGCTATCGCCATTACGGATATTATAAGTGTTAATATTATTGCCGACTGAAAAAGTTTAATCCGTTTCATATTTCTTCCCTTTCCCTGGAGAATAGATACGTTTTTTTATAAGCTCTTAATTATCGCAAATACAAAAGCGTTGTCAACCCCGCACCTTTGAATAATTCGAATAAATGAATAAAGAAAGGTGCGGGGTCAATTATTTCTTTTATACTGTTCTTCTGCCGAAGATTCGCCAATTATGTCCCCATTTTCATTGATTATCAGGCAGTTGGGCATTGAAATAGATTGCCTGAACCTGATTTACAGATTAAAATATTCCAGGATAGAGCAGATACGGAGGCAGACAAAATGACAGAACAACAGGAGCAGCAGGCCGGCGGCATAACGCCGGAGATACTCAAAAGCGCGATGAAGGCGTTCAAAAAAAGGCTCAAACTCACCGCGCTGGATGACGATTCACGTCTTGGCCGCGGCGCGTTTTCAGGCGGCCATACAGGCGTTTTTGCGATAAGGCCCCCAAGCCAGTTTCCGCAGGAGGTTTGGACGGAATTGTGCAAACAGGGCAAACTCCGCGACAGCGGACATGGATTGTATGAACTTCCGAAAGGTGAACAGGACAGGGCGTAAACGGAAACTTTTACGCTTCGAGACGTTTGATTTCGTCGTCGCACATTTTCTTCTGGCCCGGGTCGCTAAGTTTCTTCTGAGCTTTTTTAAGCTGCTCAAGGGCCTTTGTCTTGTCCGGCAGATACCTTGCGTAAATGATGCCGAGCATAAGCAGAACCTGCCCGGAGTATTCGTATCCCCCGTAGAACGACAGAAATTTTTCGTATGCCGCGGCCGCATCGGCCCATTTCCCGCTCGACATAAGCTGGTTGGCGATATCGAGCAGCGACTGTTTTGGCAGGGGCTGGACGACATTTTCTTTTACCAGTTCCAGATACAAATCAGAAGCCGAGGCGAGATTACCCTGGCCTATACGCAGCAGAATTTCCTGCCGCATCGATGAAATTTTCTCTTCTGCCTGCTTTTGCTCTTCGGTTTTTACTTCCTTCACTTCGATTTTTTTGCTGATTCTGCCTGCGAACGGGTCATCCCCTTCGGCGACCATATTCTTATAAATGCTTCTCCGTCTCCATCGTCTTATCATCGACCATAAATCAAGCTGGTCTTCGTGGAGAAGGTTCAGCGCCCGCAAAAGCAGTATGGCCAATATTCCGAAAGCATAGCCGGAAAGATGAGCATCGTAAGCGACGTTCTGTGCGGACCTTGAAATAACATTGTCGATAAATATCATTTTAATAATTATAAGATATATTGCCGGAACCTCTAATGTTCCTATGAAGAATAACCAGTAGACAATAGTAATAAGTGTCTGCGGAAACAGAACCAGATAAGCGCCTATAACAGCGGCGATTGCTCCGCTTGCGCCGAGAACAGGAGTTGCCATGCCGGCCCCGAAAAGCGAGGCGGCGAGAATATGACCGAGCGCGCTGAAGACTCCTCCTGCCAGATAGAAACACAAATAACCCAGATGTCCAAGCCGGTCGTTTACATTGTTTCCGAACAGATAAAGGAAGAACATATTACCAAGAATATGCATGATACTGCCGTGTAAAAACGCGTAAGTGATAAACTGCCAGATAAACGGGTATGAAGGCGTGAGCATATAGACCGATGCCCAGTTTTGCAGTGCCTGCAGTTTGAAGTTGTAAGACAGCAGGAAAATTGCCGCGTTGATGATTATCAGCGCATAATTCATATATGGCGTTCGCCACGGCCGGATATTTGTTCTTACAGGCAACAAAAACATATTTTAGTCTTTATAAAAAACTCTCGAAATTTTATGGTAAAGGTGGTATTCTAATGACTTATGGAGCCGGATACAAGTAATAAACTCGGAGCCGCTGGAATAAAGAAGTAAGGATATTGTTATGGGAATGGGTATTGGCAAGGTCGCGTGTTTCGGTTTAGGTAACGTTACCGAAAACCGAAAACTGCCAACGAGACGTTACCGTTACCAATACCGATACCTGTAGTTTTAATGAAAGTTGACGTTTTGAAAAATCGGTTAAAAAATATTAGAAGATTGCTTAGTGGAAATCATTTTGACGCTCTTATAGTAACCGTCGGGGCGAATGTCTCGTATCTGAGCGGTTTTTATGGCGACGACAGCTGGCTGATTCTGACCGGCAAAAATGTTTATCTTGTTACCGACAGCAGATACACCCTCCAGGCAAAGGGCCAGTGTCCCGCCTGTAAAATTTACCAGCGCAAAGGCTCGATGATAGATGCCGTTGCCGATATATTAAAAAAACTTCCAGCCGTTAAAACCGCCGCCGTTGAAGATAAAATCGAACTGGCTGTATTTAAAATTTTACGCAAAAAACTTTCTGTTCGAGTCAAAGCTGTAAAAGGTCTTGTCGAATCTGTCAGGGCCGTAAAAGACGAATCTGAAATCGCGGCGATAAGAAGGGCGATTGAAATTTCAGAAAAAGCCCTCGCCAAAGTTCTGCCGAAAATTCGCGTCGGGATAAGCGAAACCGCTCTTGCCGCTATTTTGGATTTTGAGATGAAACAGGCCGGTGCCAATCCTGCCTTTGAAACTGTAATTGCATTCGGAACCAATTCCGCGATGGCGCATCATCGTCCGACAGCTCGAAAACTTAAAAAAGTCGATACTATTCTTATCGACTTCGGCGCAAAAATTAACGGCTATTGCGCCGATTTAACAAGATGTTTTGCGGTCGGGAAAGTAAATAATTTTTACGCGAAAGTTTATAAAACCGTACTCGATGCGCAAACGGTGGCTATAAATGTGCTGAAAAGCGGAATAAAAGCAAAGGATGTCGATTCGACAGCGAAGGAAATTATAGCAGCTTCTAAGTTGCCTCCTTACGGCCACGGCCTCGGCCACGGCCTTGGTTTGGATGTTCACGAGCAGCCGGGGATTTCATTTCTCTCAAAGGCTTCTTTGCAAAAAGGTAATGTTATAACACTTGAGCCTGCGGTTTATCTTGACGGCAAATTCGGAATAAGAACAGAGGATGATGTGCTGATTACCGAAAATGGCTGTGAAATTTTAACCACGCTGCTCAAAAGCGATGAAGTGCCGTTACTGAAAATATAAATTAACCACGAATTAACGCATTTTCGCAGATTTTCCGATTAACTCACCCCCCATTTTTTACTTGATTATAAACAGAAAAGGTCTATAATAATATCTGATTTGAAGAAGGAGGAATATCAATGGTTAGAAATTCATTAGTTTTGACCATATCGATTTGCATACTGTTTGGGTCTAATTTATATGCTGAACAAATCGACTCCGTCTGGATTGGCGGCGAGGATGGTTTTTGGAATGACGCCGACGACTGGAGCCCTGCGATTGTGCCGGACAACAATGAAACTCAGGAATTTGGGGTCACAATAGACGGCGGGACTGCTTCGGCAGAGATCGACTTTGCAAGAGATATAACGGTAAATACTATGGACTGTTATAATAATGTGGAGTTGGAATCTTTGCAGGATTGGTCGGAACTCACTTTAAGCCAGGCTCAGGGCCTGACTAATTATGGCTATCTCGATATTGAGAAAATATCTATTATTGGAAATATAACTAACACTGCCGGCGCCAATCTTGAACTCGAATCAATGGGTGCCGAAATCGAAGGAAATCTTTCTAATAACGCCGGCGGTGTTGTAACGCTTGAAGGTTTTACAGAGTTTGCCGATGGAGATATTGTAAACTCCGGTACGATGACCTTCTACCATAACGCGAATCTTCGTTCAATGGATGAAAACTGCGGAATAGAAAACAACGGAACTTTCAATTTTAAGGGAGGGGTATGCAGAGATTTTAATGAAATTGTTAATAATACCACAGGAACAATAGCAGGCATGGGGGTTCTCGGTGCGGCACATTCCATGGAAAACAAAGGTCTCATTGTTGCTTATATGGGAGATTTGCTTGTCAGCAGCTATGGGACGATGGTCAATAAGGGAAACATGATTAATCTGACAGGCTCAACGCTTAATATATTTGTGAATAATAATGACTTTCTCAATCAGGGTAATATAAACGTCAGAATTGGAGGCGCGGTTTCTTATACCAGTTCTCCTGGTACAGTTCATTCGTTTATTAACGATTCAAACGGAACAGTATCACTTAGAGGTGGAACTATCGGTGCACCAAAAATTGTTCAAAAAGCCGGAGCAGCCTTTAGCGGTTTCGGCGGTATTTTCGGCAATCTCGAATTAGACCCTGACGCAGCAGTTCAAATTACAGGCCCGACAAATATCGTCGGAAACGTAACTGTTCCTGCCGGAGCTGTTTTGGAAATATCTGACGGTCAAACTCTCGTTACCGGCTACACAACAAATAACGGTACAATTCATATGAAAGGCGGAAGATTAATTCCGCAGGGAGGATTGACCAATAACGGCCAGATACTATGGGAACCCGGCCAGTATAACAATATAGCTGATTTTAATCTCGATGGCTCTGTCAACTTCTCAGACTTTGCCGAATTTTCGAATAGTTGGCTGTGGCAGACTCAGTGGTGATTTGCTGAATTCACCTGACTGAGAATATTACCTTAATTTTAGCTGCTTGTATTTTCCGCGGCGGTGGGCCAGGCGGTCGGGATTTTCGGCCTGTATCTTTTCCTCATAAGCGGCGAAATTGCCCACAAACCACTTGGTTTTGCCATCGCCTTCAAAAACAAGCAGATGCGTACAAATCCTGTCTAAGAAAAATCTGTCGTGACTGATTACCATCGCGCAGCCCTGAAAATTAATTATCGACTGCTCAAGAACCCGCATAGTGCTGACGTCGAGGTCGTTTGTCGGCTCATCTAACAGTAAAAGGTTTCCGCCCCGGCGGAGCATTTTGGCAAGATGGATTCTGTTTCGTTCGCCGCCTGAACATTGGGAGACTATTTTCTGCTGCTGGGAGCCTGAAAAATTATATTTGGCGACATAGGCGCGTGAAGCGACGGAAACACCGCCGAGGACTATGGAATCCTTGCCATCGGAGATTTCCTCGAAGATTGTTTTGTCATCAGCCAGGGCATCGCGGTGCTGGTCAACATAGCCGATTGAGACGGTGGCGCCGATTTCAATTTTGCCGGAGTCTGGTTTTTCCTGGCCGGTTATTAATTTAAAAAGCGTTGTCTTTCCGATTCCGTTTGGGCCGATTACGCCGACGATTGCGTTTGCGGGCAGTTCAAACGAGCAGTTATCGATTAGGGGACTATCGTTGAATTTTTTGGATACTCCGTTAAACGAAAGCACTTTGTCGCCGAGTCTTTGGCCTGTCGGGATTTGTATCAGTATTTCATTTTGCCTGTCTTCGTCGGCCTGACCGGCCAAATCGCTGTAAGCATTTATACGGGCCTGATTTTTTTGGTTGCGCGCCCTGACGGAGGTGTTAATCCATTCGAGTTCGCGGGCCAGAGTCTTCTGCCGCTGCGATTCCTTCTTTTCCATTACGCGGAGAAGCTCGGCCTTTTGTTTTAACCACGATGAATAATTTCCCTCGAACGGCAGACCTCTGCCCTTATCGAGTTCGAGAATCCATTTTGTAATGTTGTCGAGAAAATATCGGTCGTGAGTTACGATAATTACCGTGCCGTGATATTCGCGGAGAGCCATTTCGAGCCATTGGATTGTTTCGGCGTCAAGGTGGTTTGTCGGCTCATCGAGCAGGAGCAAATCAGGTTTTTCCAGCAGAGCCATACACAGCGCGACGCGTCTGCGCTCTCCGCCTGACAATCTGCCGACAGGTGCGTCATCGGGCGGCAGTACCATCGCGTCGGAAACAATATCGATGAGTCTGTCGGTTTCCCAGCCGTCACAGGCATCGATTTTATCCTGATAAACGGCCAACTCCTCAAGCAGCTTATTCATTTGCTCATCGGACTGCGGCTCGCCGAGCCGGCTCGAAATTTCGTTGAACCGCTCGACCATATCGAGCGTGGGTTTTATCGCGGTCAGCAGATTTTCCTTAACGGTTCTGTCCAGTTCAAGCTGCGGTTCCTGGGCGACGTATCGGAGTTTCATTCCCGATGCAAGTTTCGTTTCGCCGTGGAAATCTTTGTCCAGCCCGGCCATTATTTTCAGGAGCGTGGTTTTGCCTGAGCCGTTTTCGCCGATAACGCCGATTTTTGCGCCGTAAAAAAACGACAGCGAAATATCTTTTAAAACTTCCTTTTCGCCGAAGCTTCTGCTGACATCGTTCATTTCAAATATAAATTTAGGAGGCATAGTGAATTTATTATTTCTTTGTATAAACTTTGGCCAGTTCCTTGTTGATTCTCAAACTGCACCAGTCTTTGCCGCACATTGTGCAGAAATCATCGTCTGCCGTGGTTTTGACGCTTTTTACGCAGGCCTGATTGTGAAATTTTCCAGCGGTTTTAGGGTCTATCGCGCTTTCGATATGTTTTTTCCAGTCAAGATTTGCCCTTGCGATACTTAATTGCCTGTCCTTTTCCGCTGCGCCGGAGTGTTCTCTTGCGACATCGGCGGCGTGAGCGGCAATTTTAGCGGCGACAACGCCTTGTCTCACATCTTCAATCTCCGGCAGGCCCAGATGTTCTTTCGGAGTTACATAACATAAAAACGATGCACCCCAGTATCCTGCCGCTGTTCCCCCGATAGCACTTGTTATATGGTCATAGCCCGGCGCGATATCAGTCACAAGCGGGCCGAGAACATAAAACGGCGCGTTATGACAGTATTTCTGCTGAAGCTCCATATTTTTTTGTATCTGATTAAACGGAACATGGCCGGGGCCTTCGACCATGACCTGACATTTTTTTCCCTTCGCCCGCAGAACAAGTTCGCCGAGCGTTTTCAGTTCGGAGATTTGCGCTTTATCGGTGGCGTCGGCGATACATCCCGGCCGCAACCCGTCGCCCAGAGAAAAACAGACATCGTACTGGGCCATAATATCGCAGATGTCGTCGAATAGTTCGTAAAACGGGTTTTGCTTATTATTCAGCGTCATCCATTTTGCAATCAGAGCGCCGCCCCGGCTTACGATTCCGCAAACTCTTTTTACGGCCATCGGCAGATATTCTTTTAATACGCCTGCGTGAATGGTGAAGAAATCGACGCCTTGCTTTGCCTGCTTTTCAATTGTATCGAGAATAACTTTCGGATTTATATCTTCTACGTTTCTGCCGATAATCATTTCGTATATTGGCACGGTTCCGAAAGGTACCGGGCAGTTGTCGAGAATTTCCGTGCGTATTT from Phycisphaerae bacterium harbors:
- a CDS encoding rhomboid family intramembrane serine protease produces the protein MFLLPVRTNIRPWRTPYMNYALIIINAAIFLLSYNFKLQALQNWASVYMLTPSYPFIWQFITYAFLHGSIMHILGNMFFLYLFGNNVNDRLGHLGYLCFYLAGGVFSALGHILAASLFGAGMATPVLGASGAIAAVIGAYLVLFPQTLITIVYWLFFIGTLEVPAIYLIIIKMIFIDNVISRSAQNVAYDAHLSGYAFGILAILLLRALNLLHEDQLDLWSMIRRWRRRSIYKNMVAEGDDPFAGRISKKIEVKEVKTEEQKQAEEKISSMRQEILLRIGQGNLASASDLYLELVKENVVQPLPKQSLLDIANQLMSSGKWADAAAAYEKFLSFYGGYEYSGQVLLMLGIIYARYLPDKTKALEQLKKAQKKLSDPGQKKMCDDEIKRLEA
- a CDS encoding Xaa-Pro peptidase family protein; the encoded protein is MKVDVLKNRLKNIRRLLSGNHFDALIVTVGANVSYLSGFYGDDSWLILTGKNVYLVTDSRYTLQAKGQCPACKIYQRKGSMIDAVADILKKLPAVKTAAVEDKIELAVFKILRKKLSVRVKAVKGLVESVRAVKDESEIAAIRRAIEISEKALAKVLPKIRVGISETALAAILDFEMKQAGANPAFETVIAFGTNSAMAHHRPTARKLKKVDTILIDFGAKINGYCADLTRCFAVGKVNNFYAKVYKTVLDAQTVAINVLKSGIKAKDVDSTAKEIIAASKLPPYGHGLGHGLGLDVHEQPGISFLSKASLQKGNVITLEPAVYLDGKFGIRTEDDVLITENGCEILTTLLKSDEVPLLKI
- the ettA gene encoding energy-dependent translational throttle protein EttA — translated: MPPKFIFEMNDVSRSFGEKEVLKDISLSFFYGAKIGVIGENGSGKTTLLKIMAGLDKDFHGETKLASGMKLRYVAQEPQLELDRTVKENLLTAIKPTLDMVERFNEISSRLGEPQSDEQMNKLLEELAVYQDKIDACDGWETDRLIDIVSDAMVLPPDDAPVGRLSGGERRRVALCMALLEKPDLLLLDEPTNHLDAETIQWLEMALREYHGTVIIVTHDRYFLDNITKWILELDKGRGLPFEGNYSSWLKQKAELLRVMEKKESQRQKTLARELEWINTSVRARNQKNQARINAYSDLAGQADEDRQNEILIQIPTGQRLGDKVLSFNGVSKKFNDSPLIDNCSFELPANAIVGVIGPNGIGKTTLFKLITGQEKPDSGKIEIGATVSIGYVDQHRDALADDKTIFEEISDGKDSIVLGGVSVASRAYVAKYNFSGSQQQKIVSQCSGGERNRIHLAKMLRRGGNLLLLDEPTNDLDVSTMRVLEQSIINFQGCAMVISHDRFFLDRICTHLLVFEGDGKTKWFVGNFAAYEEKIQAENPDRLAHRRGKYKQLKLR
- the thiC gene encoding phosphomethylpyrimidine synthase ThiC, which translates into the protein MTQIKLACNGILSKEMHIVAENENIDVKTVCKETAAGKLVIPANKIHLKTNLKPIGIGRAVTIKVNANIGTSSASSSVKDELDKLSAAIDAGTDTVMDLSTGGDLDKIRTEILDNCPVPFGTVPIYEMIIGRNVEDINPKVILDTIEKQAKQGVDFFTIHAGVLKEYLPMAVKRVCGIVSRGGALIAKWMTLNNKQNPFYELFDDICDIMAQYDVCFSLGDGLRPGCIADATDKAQISELKTLGELVLRAKGKKCQVMVEGPGHVPFNQIQKNMELQQKYCHNAPFYVLGPLVTDIAPGYDHITSAIGGTAAGYWGASFLCYVTPKEHLGLPEIEDVRQGVVAAKIAAHAADVAREHSGAAEKDRQLSIARANLDWKKHIESAIDPKTAGKFHNQACVKSVKTTADDDFCTMCGKDWCSLRINKELAKVYTKK